TGGATACGAAAGCCACGAGGCGTTCTCTCGTGCGTTTCGGGCCGCTACAGGCGCGAGCCCTTCTGCGTTTCGAGAGCGTCCCGACTGGCGCCGACTCGACGAAACCTACGAGGCCATCAATGCCATCGAGCGAGGACACATGGATCAACGACACATCGAAACGATAGAGTTCCCCACCACGCGCATCGCCGCGATCGAGCACCGGGGAGACCCGCGCTCGATCTTCGCCACCGTGCGGAAGTTCGTGGACTGGCGAAAGCGCAACGGGCTTTCACCGTCCCGTAGTGCGACGTACAACGTATTTTACGACGACCCTCGCACCACACCTCCGGACGCGTTTCGCATGGACATTGCCGCCGCTATCGAGGGCGCTGTCGAACCGAACGAGCACGGTGTCGTGGAAAAGACGATCCCGGCAGGCCGATGTGCGGTGCTGCGCTACGTGGGCGGCGAAGACGGTTTGAGCCGAGCGATCCATCACCTGTACGCGAGCTGGCTTCCGGCGAGCGGAGAAGAGCTGCGCGATTTCCCGCTCTTCCTCCAACGCGTACGGTTCTTTCCCGAAGTGCCGGACCACGAAGCGGTGACCGATATTTTTTTGCCGCTGCGCTAACCAACCCTTCTGCGTTCAGGCGCCCAAAAGCCCGTGCGTTTCTTCCTGACACCCTGACCGCGGCGCAAAACCCTCCGTGCTGCTTGGGCGCGGCAATGACCCGGAACGTCGGGTCCGATAGAGCAGCCATTTTC
Above is a genomic segment from Myxococcales bacterium containing:
- a CDS encoding AraC family transcriptional regulator, producing the protein MRVSFGGSELTVNPASHAYRKRFQRVLDHIDAHLDEGLTLDGLSAVAAFSKFHFHRQFSEYLGVPVHQYVQLVRMRRAAYQLTFHDGVRIVELALACGYESHEAFSRAFRAATGASPSAFRERPDWRRLDETYEAINAIERGHMDQRHIETIEFPTTRIAAIEHRGDPRSIFATVRKFVDWRKRNGLSPSRSATYNVFYDDPRTTPPDAFRMDIAAAIEGAVEPNEHGVVEKTIPAGRCAVLRYVGGEDGLSRAIHHLYASWLPASGEELRDFPLFLQRVRFFPEVPDHEAVTDIFLPLR